The Elgaria multicarinata webbii isolate HBS135686 ecotype San Diego chromosome 11, rElgMul1.1.pri, whole genome shotgun sequence genome segment GGCGCCCAAACGCCACACCCACCACCGTCCGTGCGGCAGCCGCGTACTCATTGAACCGCTGTTGGGCAGGAGTTAGAACCTCGTCCCGGTAGGGCCTCATGAGCCAAGGCAGGAAGGGGTAGGAGCAGCCCCCCAGCAAATAAACTGGCACCGGGACCCCACTGACGTCTTGGGAGCCCCCCGGAAAGAGTTCGCCCTCTTGGGCTCGCTGATAAAGCTCCGACGTGCACAGCACTTGGGTGTCTGTCACCCTTCCTGGGCACCCGACGTTGATATCCCAGAAACACCCGCGGGAGTCGACGGCAGCCTGGACCACCACCGAATGCCAGCCGTGGCGGTTGTAGTAGCCGGCGGCGTTTTCGTTGGGCGCACGGATGGGGATGTGGAGGGATCCCAACGCGCCCGCCAACTGGGGCAGAGGGAAGCCGTTGCCCGCCGCCACTTCCGCAGGATCCGGAGGGCGCACGAACGCTGGCGTGAGGATGCCCACCACGGCCTCGCACACGTCGCGCAGGATCTTGCAGACGGTGGAGCGGGACACGCCGAACAGCTGCTCCACCGCCCGGTACTCGGTGCAAGCCCCCAGGCGCCACAGCGTCATGGCGAGGCGCACGTCGGCCGGGATGGCCCGGCGCATGTTGGTGTCCCGGCGCTGAATGGCGTTGCGCAACTGGGCACAGAGGTAGTCAAACGTGCCCGGCGCCACGCGGAAGTTCTCGACCCACTCCCAGGGGCTGAAGGCTTTGACCCGCACGATCTCCCAGAAGGCCGAGCTCCGGGCTTTGCTCCACAGGCGCCGTTCCCGTAGCAGCCGTGGCaggctgccaccgccgccaccgccctcCTGGCCAAGGCCTGCCACGCCAGGGGCCCGCGCCAGCATCCGGCAGAGCCACAGCAGCGCAAAGCGTTGGCGTGAGCGGGCCTGGGCCCGGTGGTGGCGAGcggcccgccgccgccgcgcggCCTCCCGCAGCCTTCGCCCCCGCTGCAGGCGCATGTAGTAGAGCAGGCACAGGGCCACCGTGCCACGGCTGAGGGtgggcagcagctgctgctgctgctgctgctgctgccactgctgctgggcCCCCCCCTCACTCCTGTGGCCAGGGCTGCTGGTGGGGCAAGATGGCTGCTGAggggtggcagccattttgtccctAGGCCAAACTTGAGCCAGGcagtgggcggcggcggcggcggggccggagggggcagcaggggagAGGGGAGCCGAAGGGCGCCTGCGCAGAGGGGCCGCTGGCCTCCACGGCACCCGGGAGTATGCGCACGCGCGAGCAGCGGGCGGCCCGGCGCAGAGTGCGCGTGCGCAGCGCTAATCGGCGGCGCCCTCGAGCCACCAGGGGGCGCATGCGCGCAATGGGCTGCCCCGTCGGAGCGTTACCTCAGGGCGCATGAGCGCGGGATCCGGCGCGTCCAAGGCCCGATGGAGGCGGAAGTTTCGCCCACTTCAGGTTCCCCCTTCGTCAAAATGGCGGCGTCAGCTCTGAAGGGCGTGATGGTCCCGCACGTCCTCCCGGAGCACTGCTACGACGAGCTCCTCGTCGACTTCAACCTCTTGCACAGTGAGTCGGGCCTTCGCTTTTCCCCGAGCGGGGCCCGGAGCGCCGTCGCCACGGCAACGCCAGGCCAGGCGGAAGCGCCTCGGGGCGGGCGGCGGCCATCTTGGGGAAGGGCATAACCGCCTGGCCGCCATCTTCACCAGCAGAGGGAATGAGTGGGCGGCCATGGTGGAAGCGGGCGGAAGTGACGACTGGATGCGTTCCGGGACTTCCGGTGTTCCGTCGTATTGGAGCCGGGAGGCAGCGGCGCGTCCCTCTGTATTCCTCCCTTCGTTCATGCCATTATCTTCCGCTTTTCTATCTGTCTGAGGCGTGAATATATTTTGAAAATCCGGACCTTTATGGAATACAAAAGCctcgaatgaatgaatgaacagagCTAGGGGCGGAACAAGGCGAAGCCACGTGGCGCCATGTTGCTTTAGGGCGGAACTGGTAGCTTCAAATTAGGAattcaggatttttatttttatttctttaaatgtaGCCAATGGGCTTTCACGCCCTGCCTCTTTCCTTCAGCAGGGCTCGCCTTTAAGAGTTACCTGGCAGGTAAATGCCGGCCAGGTGAAGCAGTTTTCAACATGCAAAGATTGTGATGGGGAAAACTCTACCTGTCCAGCTTCCGCCTGCCATGCAACAGCAAAAAGCCTTGCAGACAGAAAGGTGGCTACTTACTCCATTGGGGCATTATTGCATAGCCTTGCGCGAATGACCCTGTCAGCCGTGGCTGCCTAACTTAACAATTGGGGTtgtgacctacctcacaggaacgTTATAAGAATAAACACAATAAAGTTTGCGAAGTAAACATTATCTATGgtggtagctgctgctgctgctattattattattattattattattattattattattattattattaaccatcctaccttttgcccaatgctgggcctcaaggcagcagcagaaaatttaaaacatatacattaaaaacctataaatagagatatacaaaagttaaaagtatattgaacatattccaatattaaaacatttaaaatggcaatttcaaaaagtccttggcacagacggaggtccagttcgttcaccaaaggcctgccggaacagaaaagactttgcctgcctcctaaaacaCATcaggactgtcttttttgctaagtgtaagccgctctgagagccttttttggctgaggagcggggtataagtatgataaataaataaataaaataaaatcagggagggaagggagccagcctagcttccctgggaagagagttccagagtactggagcagccaccgagaaggccctctcccgcgttcccagCAGGCGTGCCTGTGATCTTGGTGGGACTAACATAAATTCTATGTTGTTTTATTGCCTTTTCTCTTCAATTCCTTTAGTTCCATGCCTCAAAATCCTCATCAGCAAAGGACTCGGATTTGGCATCGTTGCTGGTTCACTCATGGGTAATGAGCTCTTAAATTTCCCTGGCAGATTCTTGACCACTGTTAATAAAGCGATCGTCGCTGTTTGCATTTAATTTCCATCAGACCTCACTGTTTActattcttccccctcccacataCAATGCATCCAATGTAGCAGGTTttagtctacaaaagcttatgccacaataaatgtgttagtctttaaggcgtGTCTTCATTTTGGCTGCAATAGactgcagctggacaaccacctgtcagggatgctttcgggtggattcctgcattgagcagggggttggactcgatggccttgtaggtcccttccaactctgctattctatgattctatgataatgccCGGCTGGCTGCCTTCTGGAAATTGACTTCTTCTATCTGACCTGCTGGCACTAAGTCTGTGTACAGTTCAGTTCTATCAGCTGAGCTGAAAACCTCTCTGAGATTTGTGTGGGGCTGGTTGGGTGGGTTGGCAGTGAGGCAAAGGAACTGTGTGTAATGATTTCTTGTGTTCCAGGGCTCCGCCATAGCACTTAAAACCTAGCTGTCACAATCCCAGCTTCAAATTGAAACCTgccccattttatgctcacagaATGCCTTGTTCGTTTTCCCTTGGCGTCTGGCTTCTTGATACTGTTCTGTAACCCGGAAAACCCCCAATTCTAGTAGCTTCATCCCCATTAAATTGGTGTTGTGAACAGTATAGAAGGAAAGTGCTCAGAACTGGAATTTAAGTGGGAGTAAACCACTGCTGTTTGAAAAAAGCGGTTAAGCTCTTtcccagagaaagaaagaaagaagtaggaATCGATTCAATGTCCCCTGAGTTGTGCCCTGTAACTGGCTACCTGGAGAAGAGGGTCCAGGCCCTCCTGAGGGTTGGGAGAAGAGAGCTGCTTCCGATTGGAGGACATGTAGCCATGGTGTGAATTTTGGGTGGCTTCTTAACtgttttcttcctccccctttctaCAGTGAAGCTGCCGCAGATCTTCAAGATCCTGGGGGCCAAGAGCGCGGAGGGCTTGAGCTTCCATTCCATATTGCTGGAACTGCTTGCCATCACTGGCACCATGGCCTACAGCATCTCCAACAGCTTCCCTTTCAGGTAGGGCAGCATCTGGGATTCCAGGACGAGGTCATATGCGCCCTCATCCTGGGCAGGGGCTCGGGCTCAGTCCTACTCGAGGTCACGGGACCCCAGAGCAGGCtctgtttctttccctccctgtcccttccTCTGCGGCTGCAAGGGATGCTGGCACTGCCTTCCCCTTCACAACAGGCCCTCATGACCACCCACGATTGTGGGATTTAGTGGGGTGGATGGAAATGAGCTCTGACCCCAAGGTAGGATCTGACTGGAGAGAAAAAGACTTAACCCAGTTggctcctctgcctttaacagctgcctgACCTGCAGAAATCTGATTTGATGCAAGGCGTGGAGACggctcatggaaggtgcctctgtcccacttgggtggggggaatcccccctccccatgcccacaacagctcaccccattcagcagggtccccatAACCCCTGTGTAGCCTTTTAATGGGCTGGAGGGGCCATTGTGGGGAGAAGGGAGCCTTTTTCAGCGAAAGAGCCGGGTAAAAATGCTGCTATTATTAAGATTAATAATattgatattttattattattgatgatgatgatgattgggtcAGTGCTCCACCACAAAGGCCTGCCTTCAATTTtgggaggagggtgtgtgtgctctAGGCTCTGATTTCACCGCCCTTCATTGGAATGGAATGTTGAGGCTGGAATGGAAGGAATGTCTTGGggcaggcggggaggggggtggcggcaggagggcagggggaggtagGGCCTGggggtatttatgtatttatttacagcgTTTTATCCcactcctggagcagcttacaatcaaccagtgaagaagacagtccctgccctcaggcttatgaTCTAAAAATGACACGACACGCgaggaaaaggggaaggggagggaagagaggaaaaagaaattaaggagactgttcagcagAGCTGGTGGGGAATGGCCCTGCTGGTTGCTAGGAACGAGTGGCCCCAttcccctctttttctccctTGCAGCTCGTGGGGTGAGGCTCTCTTCCTCATGCTGCAGACAGTGGCGATCGGGTTCCTGGTGCAGCATTTTGGGGGTCAGACGGGGCGTGGTAAGTTGGAACTGGGCTCCAGGGTACATTTGGGGCTGGGAATTCTGAGGCGTAAATATGCACATTCGTCTGTATGTACAAATGCGAGGGTAAAACAGGCTTTGGGGTGTGTCTCCAGTTTAGATTCTGTAAGGTTGTGGGGAGGGGTATTCTCTGCTCCCAAAGGACAGCTAGAGGAGTGAGGAAGGGGATTAATCCGTGGAAGCTGGGGAGGGGGATGTGACGGACGGTGCAAGGCGCTGAAGCCCCTCTAGGTCACCCACGAAGCCCTCTCTCTAGCTTCTTTGATTTTACCAGATATGGCCCTCGGTGGTTTTAAGTTtggaagggaaggaacctcttgtgcaagcacggagtcattactgactctcggagggacgccagctttcactgacattttcttggcaggccttatagcggggtggtttgccgttgccttccccggccgttattacctttcccccagctaagctgggtactcattttaccgacctcgggaggatggaaggctgagtcgacccgagccggctgcctgaatccagcttccgctgggatcgaactcaggcagtggagagagtttcaactgcagaaactgctgctttaccactctgcgccatacGAGGCTCGGTTTTAAGTTTATTAAGGTCTAAATAAATGAGTATAAAGGTTCTTGGAACACGGACCTCTGAGCATGAACTTCATACTTCTCCAGTGCGGTTGTTGATTTGGAACAGGCAGGCAGCTCAGTTCTGGGTGCCCCTGTCTTCTCCTTCTGCGTTGGGAAATGTTAGCCGGACAGTGGGGATGGGCAAAGcatgcgggggggggaggaggccgCCCGGCAGTGAAGCGGAGCCTTGCAGCCCTCGCGTCTCCTTTCCCAGGGTGATCCAAGCCAGGAGGCGGAAGGGCTGGGGAGCAGGGACTGGACCCGGGGATCCACTGGCCAGGCATTCGTAAGGAGGGGGGTGTGGGTAGAGCTTCCGGTTGCGGGGCGGGACTGTGTGACGGACGGGCCCCCATTTCTCCCTGCAGGTCTGTCCTTCCTGTGTGTCTATTTTGGAGCCCTTTCCCTCTTGCTGTCCTCGCTCACCCCCAAGGGCGTTGTGACGGCCCTTCAGGCTTCCAATATGCCTGCCGTCGTCATAAGCAGGGTAAGCATCCGCTCCGGCCTGTGACACATCCGGGCCCTTTGCGCCGCGAGGGAGGGGCCCTGGCTCCAAACTCCAGAGTGCCTCTCGCCCTTGCCTTTCTCTGGAGGCTGCGAGCCTCTGCCATGGCTGAGGAGAGTGGTGGGCagcttcttctccctcctccccgctTCCTCTGGGGCAGCGAGGATTGCAGGTCTGTGtgtcgggcggggggggggggggatgattctTAGGCTGACTTGGCAAGTAGATGTAGCTCCATGTCTGATGGATAATAATGTCTCAGAAGCCTGCTTGGCTAGCAAGCGGGATTGTGACAAGAACgtcattttgtgaaccacctgcccagggagctccggctacagggcggtattatttatttatttatttatttatttcatttctataccgcccaatagccggagctctctgggcggttcaccctgggcggtatagaaatgtaataaagaaagaaagaaagacagaaataaaaagtaaaaacattcaaagtataaaacaacagtataaaaccatactataaaatacaatatgaaagctcaaccagataaaaacagcagcaatgcaaaattacaaatttaaaacaccatgttaaaatgtatttatagattgttaaaatgttgggagaataaaaaggtcttcacctggcgtctaaaagcatataatgtaggtgccaagcgaacctccttagggagctcattccacagccggggtgccacagcagagaaggccctgctcctcctggtagccacctgcctcacttcctttggcacgggcttgcggagaaggacccctgaggatgaccttagggtctgggcaggtacatatgggaggaggcgtcccttcagataacctggccccaagccgtttagggctttaaatgttaataccagcactttgaatcgggtccagACCTGGACGGGATAGACTGGGCCCGGACCTGAttgtggtgggactgaaagaagggcctctccagaagatctcaaagcacgggcaggctcataagggagaagacggtctttcaaataacctgtgaataattataatttcaataattattgaaatgtaatgaataaatctGCCCCCTTGGCCTGGCTTGTTCACATGGAAGCTCTGGGTTTTGGGCACCAGCTTGTTCCTTGAACCCGGCAGCCATCTGCGGTGGGCCCTGGCCTTGCGTTGTTCCTGCTGTGATGGGCAGAGGTGCTTCGTCTACGGGAGCCTTTCCCCCacttggtgctgtccagatgcatTGAGGGTACTGGAAGCTATAGTTCCGTACATTTGAAGATTGGAGGAAGTTGATCTAGGGGTTGTGTATGTGAGGCTGAAGCTGAAAGGGGTGCAGGAATCCAGGCTCAGCCCACGGGGTGAAGGCGTTGGACTAGACGGCAGTCATGGAAGGCCGTTCAGGTGCATCTTTTCCTCAACAGCTCCTGCAAGCAGCCACGAACTACCGTAACGGACACACGGGCCAGCTGTCAGCCATCACGGCCTCTTTGCTTTTCGCAGGGTCCCTGGCGCGGATCTTCACGTCCATCCAGGTAGGCTGAGCTTGACTtgtgaccgtgtgtgtgtgtgtgtgtgtgtgtgtaagtgcaaCGGCATTGGTACTGAGATGAGGAGAGGTTCAGCTCTTGCCCACAAGGAAGCCTCCAAATGACCCATGAAGAAATACTTATCAACTCCCCTGATGCTGCCAGAGACTAAACCCAAGACTCTGTCGCTTCAGGAGTGCTTCTTCCGGCAGCGTTTTCTCCACAGGACTCTCAGTCAGCATCCATCCAGTGTAATGAAAAAAGCCAGAGCAGCGAACTgggagatgcagcttcagagttCTTGTCTAGTAATCTCTGGGTTTGGACTTGGCAACCAAGGAGAATTAAAAtcactaatttaaaaaaaatggatttttaaaattcatactttaaaaaaaaaacacacacacacatcctaaatGTTTTGGTCGCTGCCCTCCAAGTCTCCCTGGGAGGACAGCCTTGGATGTAGAGCATAGGGTAAGGGTCGGATCATGCCGGGAAAGGTGTtcgatctcttcttgatcctcccagagtgcaggacaggaataacaggctcaagttacaggaagcctgttagagcagtatgacaatggaaccagtcccctagggaggttgtgggctctcccacactggaggcattcaggaggcagctggacaagcatctgtcggggatgctttagggtggattccttcattgagtggggggttggactagatggccttgtagaccccttccaactctgctattctatgattctatgaagcagcaGTGGAAAGGGAAGTCCTAATTGTTCAGTGTCCACCTCTTTGTATCCCCATACGAAGGGTGCAAATctttacccatttacctgggagtaattcttATTGAACTCACtagaacttatttctgaggtGATATGCTGTTaatggattgtgctgttaatgtgtATCTTCTCATGTTAGAAGAAAGGCCCTttatgggaatattttaaagaaattctctgtaagcaaaaagaaaaagaaaaaaggaaagcctGCTGAGTATATTCAGTGAGCCGAAGAGATGCAAAGTCTGCTTGTAAGAATGAAACAGTCTAAATAatactcatagaatagcagagttggaaggggcctacaaggccatccagtccaaccccctgctcaatgcaggaatccaccctaaagcatccctgatctgatgcctgtccagctgcctcttgaaggcctctagtgtgggagagcccaccacctccctagggaactgattccaccgtcgcactgctctaacagtcaggacgtttttcctggtgtccagccggaatctggcttcctgtaacttgagcccgttattccgtgtcctgcactctgggaggatggagaagagatcctggccctcttctgggtggcaacctttcaaggacttgaagagtgctatcaggtctctcTCAGCCTTCTCTTTAGTTGAAAATTAATATGATTTAGTGGTCAGTTAGGCCCCatgaaactccccccaccctgctgcccccATCCCCTTGCTGTCCTCTACCCCTTGCAAGCGTGCAGAATGGGGGAGAGccaagccccagggtggctctttTAGATGTCCCCCACCCTGTCCGAAAAGCGCGGAGGAAGGAGCACCGAAGCACAGGGGGCGGTGGAGGAAACCAGCCGCAGCTCCCTGGATTTCCCCCTTTGCCTTCCAGGAGACGGGCGACCCCCTCATGGCCCTGACCTACGTCGTCTCGTCTGCATGCAACGGCATCATCATGGCACAGCTGATGTACTACTGGCACAGCCCCGTTGACAAGCACAAGAAGGCCTAGATGGGGCCCCCCGTTCCCGCTCTTCAAGAGGAGCGTCCGGAAAGGGGCCTTGGTTCCTGAGGGCAAGGAAGGGGGGTTCCTCCTCCATCCTTGTTGCCACACTGCCCCTGTTGCTGCTGTGACGATCATTCCAATtttctggggtgggtgagggtgTCCCTCCTTTTGCACTCTGAGCCAAGGGACATTGTCGGCTGCTCTGGGAACCTCAGGGGACTTTGAGCTTGCAGGGTGGGCAGGAAAGGGTGCTTCGCTTCCCAGGCTGCTGCTATTCCCACCACCAGTGCCGTGGGTgaacgggtgggtgggtgggtgtgatgagGGCGGGCAGTGCAGTGTCTGCACTGGAAGGAAGCTCCCTCCGGCCTGTAACTGTGTTCCCCCACGCCCAGACGTTTTCCAGTTAAATATAGAGCTATTCTTGACTGCAGTGCCGGTTTCAGTCTTGTGGTTCCAGCCTCTCCCCACCGCAGAGAGCTGTTGCGGACGCTGCTCTGGGTTCTGCTGCGGGTAAGCTTCTAACCTGTGCTGCCcgcgcccccctccccctttctcacctcCTGCCAGCCCCTCCCGGCTTTGCGTAGCGAATGCCCTGGAGGGTGGGAAGTTGGTGCCTCtgcctgggctgggctgggcggcaGGGCAGGGCGGTGCCGCCTCGTG includes the following:
- the MPDU1 gene encoding mannose-P-dolichol utilization defect 1 protein; this encodes MEAEVSPTSGSPFVKMAASALKGVMVPHVLPEHCYDELLVDFNLLHIPCLKILISKGLGFGIVAGSLMVKLPQIFKILGAKSAEGLSFHSILLELLAITGTMAYSISNSFPFSSWGEALFLMLQTVAIGFLVQHFGGQTGRGLSFLCVYFGALSLLLSSLTPKGVVTALQASNMPAVVISRLLQAATNYRNGHTGQLSAITASLLFAGSLARIFTSIQETGDPLMALTYVVSSACNGIIMAQLMYYWHSPVDKHKKA